Proteins co-encoded in one Spirosoma endbachense genomic window:
- a CDS encoding GMC oxidoreductase, which translates to MANLIGDSLAARTFDAIVVGSGISGGWAAKELTKNGLRTLVLERGRDVKHITDYPTMMLNPWEVEHRGQLPLKVRQENPIVSRNYAFREDTMHFFSKDSEQAYIQEKPFDWLHGYQVGGRSLTWGRQTQRWSDFDFDGPARDGFAVDWPIRYKDIAPWYSYVERFVGITGNRDGLATLPDGEFLPAHEMSCVETHFRNEIGKRYSDRHVIMGRAAHLTQPTSVHTQQGRAQCQNRLLCERGCPYGGYYSSNASTLPWAAKTGKLTLRPHSVVHSLIYDEAKKRVKGVRVIDSTTRELVDYFASVIFLNASALNTNLILLNSTSHRFPTGLGNDNGLLGKFIAFHSYRGRISAEYDGLLDSTNRSQRPNSCYIPRFRNVVKQETDFLRGYASTFSASRSALQNSDLIGASLKEKLLERQLGPWQIGSSMMAETIPKEKSTVQLDKTQTDAWGIPQLRISVAFDDNDEKILNDFFQQFTEMYSQCGFTNIRTLDTQRRPGSENHEMGGVRMGKDPQTSLLNKWNQLHHCPNVFVTDGACMTSTSTQNPSLTYMALTARAADYAVKQLKAGKL; encoded by the coding sequence ATGGCGAATCTGATCGGCGACAGTCTGGCTGCCCGCACCTTCGACGCTATTGTAGTCGGTTCTGGTATCAGTGGGGGATGGGCTGCCAAAGAGCTAACGAAAAACGGCCTGCGCACATTAGTTCTGGAACGGGGACGGGATGTAAAACACATTACCGACTACCCCACTATGATGCTCAATCCGTGGGAAGTAGAACATCGGGGTCAGTTGCCACTCAAAGTTCGGCAGGAGAATCCAATCGTTAGCCGGAATTATGCGTTTCGGGAGGATACCATGCATTTCTTTTCGAAAGATAGTGAGCAGGCTTATATTCAGGAAAAGCCGTTCGACTGGCTGCATGGGTACCAGGTTGGCGGACGTTCACTAACATGGGGGCGGCAAACGCAGCGATGGAGTGATTTTGATTTTGACGGCCCAGCCCGCGATGGTTTCGCCGTCGACTGGCCTATCCGGTATAAAGATATAGCGCCCTGGTACAGTTATGTCGAGCGATTTGTTGGCATAACCGGTAATCGCGATGGTCTGGCAACATTGCCCGATGGTGAGTTTCTGCCTGCACACGAAATGTCGTGTGTGGAGACGCATTTCCGAAACGAAATCGGAAAGCGTTATTCAGATCGTCATGTCATTATGGGTCGGGCGGCTCACCTAACCCAGCCAACGTCTGTTCATACCCAGCAGGGCCGGGCGCAGTGCCAGAATCGATTGCTGTGTGAGCGGGGATGTCCGTATGGCGGTTACTATAGCAGCAATGCGTCGACACTGCCCTGGGCGGCTAAAACTGGTAAATTAACCCTCAGGCCGCATTCGGTTGTTCACTCACTGATTTATGATGAGGCAAAAAAACGGGTGAAAGGCGTGCGGGTTATCGATTCAACTACCCGCGAACTGGTCGACTATTTTGCCAGCGTTATCTTTCTGAACGCATCGGCTCTTAATACAAACCTGATCCTGCTCAATTCCACATCACATCGGTTTCCAACTGGATTAGGAAACGATAATGGATTGTTAGGCAAATTCATTGCTTTCCATAGCTACCGGGGCCGTATTTCGGCAGAATATGACGGACTGCTTGACTCAACCAACCGCAGTCAGCGGCCCAATAGTTGTTACATTCCCCGATTTCGCAATGTCGTTAAACAGGAAACGGATTTCCTGCGCGGATACGCGTCTACATTCAGTGCATCGCGGTCGGCTCTGCAAAACTCGGATCTGATCGGTGCGTCGTTAAAAGAAAAGCTACTGGAGCGACAATTGGGCCCCTGGCAGATTGGCTCCAGCATGATGGCAGAAACTATTCCGAAAGAAAAAAGCACGGTTCAGCTTGATAAAACCCAGACCGATGCCTGGGGTATTCCTCAGCTTCGCATTTCGGTTGCTTTTGACGATAACGACGAGAAGATTCTCAATGACTTTTTTCAGCAGTTTACCGAAATGTATAGTCAATGCGGTTTTACGAACATCAGGACGCTGGACACGCAACGACGGCCGGGCAGTGAAAACCACGAGATGGGCGGTGTTCGGATGGGAAAAGATCCGCAAACGTCTCTATTGAACAAGTGGAATCAGTTGCACCATTGCCCAAATGTGTTTGTAACGGACGGTGCCTGTATGACCTCTACCTCTACCCAGAACCCATCATTGACCTACATGGCGCTTACGGCTCGTGCTGCTGACTATGCCGTAAAACAACTAAAAGCAGGAAAGTTGTAG
- the gldE gene encoding gliding motility-associated protein GldE: MDPSSDPLPRQVLPAADGWSTYFDLYAPYAGLILLLLLLAGLVSASEAAFFSLSPDDRTRCRNSIQPGDQRIAMLLDRPKRLLASLVIFNNLLNIAIVVIVTYLTWEFSQAYHASGWILSGVTLTTTLAIVLFGEIVPKVYASQNNMTVARRTAPLAQVGLAVLRPLAMLLVNLSNQVDKRVERRGYKLSVEELSQAVELTGTDATTEEKEILKGIVNFSNLTARQVMRARLDISAVADDLTFSELMTQINASGYSRVPVYKESLDQIDGILYIKDLLPHIHEDDSFRWQSLVRPAFFIPENKKVDDLLQDFQKRRVHIAIVVDEYGGTRGLVTLEDIIEEIFGDINDEFDDETPVGYRREDDRTVVFEGKVPITDVCRILNVDATTFEAVQGDSESLGGLLLELFSRLPKPADQTTYAGYTFYVLSADDKRINEVRVTKDDPADDKA, translated from the coding sequence ATGGACCCTAGTAGTGATCCTCTTCCCCGACAGGTGCTCCCAGCTGCAGATGGCTGGAGCACCTATTTTGATTTATATGCCCCTTATGCGGGTCTGATTCTGTTACTATTGTTGCTGGCCGGTCTGGTGTCAGCTTCCGAAGCTGCATTCTTTTCTCTTTCCCCGGATGACCGTACGCGTTGTCGAAATAGCATACAGCCTGGCGATCAGCGTATTGCCATGTTACTCGACCGCCCGAAACGATTGCTGGCGTCGTTGGTCATCTTTAATAATTTGCTGAATATTGCCATTGTTGTGATTGTTACTTACCTGACCTGGGAGTTTTCGCAGGCTTACCATGCTTCGGGTTGGATATTATCAGGAGTGACATTGACCACAACGCTGGCAATTGTACTTTTTGGTGAAATCGTGCCGAAGGTATATGCCAGCCAGAACAACATGACAGTTGCCCGCCGGACAGCACCATTAGCACAAGTTGGTCTTGCTGTACTACGCCCACTGGCCATGTTGCTTGTTAATCTGAGCAATCAGGTCGATAAGCGGGTTGAGCGACGGGGCTATAAATTGTCGGTTGAAGAGCTTAGTCAGGCCGTCGAACTAACAGGCACTGATGCGACGACAGAAGAAAAAGAAATTCTGAAAGGTATTGTCAATTTCAGCAACCTGACGGCTCGTCAGGTCATGCGGGCACGACTCGATATTTCGGCAGTAGCAGACGACTTGACATTCTCTGAATTAATGACTCAGATCAACGCATCTGGTTATTCACGAGTGCCTGTTTATAAAGAATCACTGGATCAGATTGATGGGATCTTATACATCAAAGATCTGCTGCCGCATATTCATGAAGATGACTCGTTCCGTTGGCAGTCCTTGGTGCGTCCTGCCTTCTTTATTCCGGAAAACAAGAAAGTCGATGACCTTTTACAGGATTTTCAGAAACGTCGGGTACATATTGCCATTGTTGTGGACGAATATGGCGGTACGCGTGGCCTGGTAACGCTTGAGGATATTATTGAAGAAATCTTTGGGGATATCAACGACGAATTTGACGATGAAACGCCCGTCGGCTACCGCCGTGAAGATGACCGGACGGTGGTTTTTGAAGGTAAAGTACCCATTACTGACGTTTGCCGGATTCTGAATGTCGATGCCACTACATTCGAGGCTGTGCAGGGGGATAGTGAGTCGCTGGGAGGATTATTACTCGAATTATTCAGTCGTTTGCCAAAACCTGCTGATCAGACAACATATGCCGGGTACACATTTTATGTGTTATCGGCCGACGACAAGCGTATTAATGAAGTCCGGGTTACGAAAGATGATCCCGCGGATGATAAAGCCTAA
- a CDS encoding DUF3500 domain-containing protein: MIRILFFCLIVGQAVAQTVAQPKAKSSAQQVRDEMQESAQAFLQTLSPEQRQKAIFPLDDAERFNWHFVPRERKGLPLKQMTPEQRQAAMAMLKTGLSQQGYDKATAIIDMENVLRVIDNRPPNDVYRDPENYSFTIFGDPSTKNPWSWRIEGHHLSLQFMSVTGRVIAQTPTFFGSNPGILKYDPSMADKRMGDPRVSDLPQKGREILKQETEQAFALLKTLNPDQRKKAVLAAVAYPEMVTSNKRSAVLEKMDGLMLSEMTADQRKLFLGLLQVYLNNYRITLANQQMAKLQKTGLDSLRFGWAGDLTPELGEGKGWYYRIHGPTILIEYDNTQTNANHIHTVVRDLTNDFGEDLLREHYRTTAHGKP; this comes from the coding sequence ATGATTCGTATCCTTTTCTTCTGCTTGATAGTGGGCCAGGCTGTGGCACAGACTGTAGCCCAGCCCAAAGCTAAATCGTCTGCGCAACAGGTACGCGATGAGATGCAAGAATCTGCTCAGGCATTTTTACAAACCTTATCGCCAGAACAGCGGCAAAAAGCTATTTTCCCGCTCGATGATGCGGAGCGGTTCAATTGGCACTTTGTGCCGAGAGAGCGTAAAGGTCTTCCCCTGAAACAGATGACCCCTGAGCAGCGTCAGGCTGCAATGGCTATGCTTAAAACGGGACTGAGCCAGCAAGGTTACGATAAAGCAACGGCCATTATTGATATGGAGAATGTGCTGCGTGTAATTGATAATCGCCCTCCAAATGATGTGTATCGTGATCCGGAAAATTATTCGTTCACCATTTTCGGCGATCCATCAACGAAAAATCCATGGAGCTGGCGAATTGAAGGACACCACTTGTCGCTTCAGTTTATGTCCGTAACAGGCCGGGTAATAGCGCAAACTCCCACATTTTTTGGTAGCAATCCGGGTATTCTGAAATACGACCCATCCATGGCCGATAAACGTATGGGTGATCCGCGCGTATCTGATCTGCCCCAGAAAGGTCGTGAAATATTAAAGCAGGAAACAGAGCAGGCTTTTGCCTTGCTGAAAACCCTGAATCCAGATCAGCGAAAAAAAGCAGTGCTGGCTGCTGTTGCCTATCCCGAGATGGTTACGAGTAATAAACGTAGTGCTGTGCTCGAAAAGATGGATGGTCTGATGCTCTCTGAAATGACGGCTGATCAACGCAAATTGTTTTTGGGTTTGTTGCAGGTTTACCTAAACAACTACCGCATTACGCTTGCCAACCAGCAAATGGCAAAACTGCAAAAAACAGGCCTGGATAGCCTTCGATTTGGTTGGGCTGGCGATCTTACGCCCGAGTTAGGAGAGGGCAAGGGATGGTATTATCGGATTCATGGGCCAACGATTCTGATTGAGTACGATAATACACAAACCAATGCGAACCATATTCATACGGTTGTGAGGGATTTAACCAATGATTTTGGGGAGGACTTATTACGGGAACACTACAGAACTACGGCCCACGGAAAGCCCTGA
- a CDS encoding single-stranded DNA-binding protein: MASLNKVIIIGNVGNDPEVRYLDGGSVVAKFSVATNERYTTRTGEQVESTEWFRIEAWNDQAKTIEKYVRKGQQIYVEGRLRTETYTDREGKERFSLGVRATTFQFLGGPNDRQDGGSFEAPTQTQQPAPRQQPAPQAAPAPRQQAAPAPQAARQQPPRREPDPVPFESNSGDDDLPF; encoded by the coding sequence ATGGCAAGCCTTAATAAAGTAATTATTATTGGTAACGTTGGCAACGATCCGGAAGTCCGATACCTGGATGGAGGCTCAGTCGTTGCCAAATTCAGCGTTGCTACTAATGAACGATACACAACCCGTACTGGGGAGCAGGTTGAATCAACGGAGTGGTTTCGAATAGAAGCTTGGAATGATCAGGCTAAGACAATTGAAAAATATGTACGCAAAGGCCAGCAAATTTATGTAGAAGGTCGCTTGCGGACAGAGACATATACGGACCGGGAAGGTAAAGAACGGTTTTCGCTTGGCGTTCGTGCTACCACCTTTCAATTTTTAGGTGGGCCTAATGATCGTCAGGATGGCGGTTCATTCGAAGCACCGACGCAAACCCAGCAGCCTGCTCCGCGCCAGCAACCGGCACCGCAGGCAGCACCAGCCCCGCGTCAGCAAGCTGCCCCTGCTCCACAGGCTGCACGTCAGCAGCCACCGCGTAGGGAGCCTGACCCGGTTCCTTTTGAGAGCAATAGTGGTGACGACGATCTTCCGTTCTAA
- a CDS encoding LBF_2804 family protein, translated as MSTRPPNNSFGPLDHLAMRYLRQALDTSHPTDEPYVLSPVESRVIRRTKTLTLGLASLLGVLGVLFLYVPQYNWPALFQNTPVTLFGTTYNLPIVTTLYGLLLVYIEVNLLVGLNLLGVKAIMQVCQFPRAHDAQYDRHLQALADAALEKTNRGILRFGIDPYLNMPRWGLTIFFLLNITKAALSNLALKFFLKRFLGRFALRQVTDLAGMPIYAAWNAYASWQVLHEAQIRVMAPLTIREFVNELHDEWGDNEQFRPLILEALQYVAILKRQYNYAHFLLTETLVDRFNLRTNSTLTGHFAEQAANAPVEVRKSLERLIVFGVLVDGNLSWLEKRRLRQLRTKNFLTYSTEDIQRIGEDYNQGRGLWV; from the coding sequence ATGTCAACCCGGCCACCGAACAACAGTTTTGGTCCATTAGACCATCTGGCTATGCGCTATTTACGGCAGGCACTCGACACGTCGCATCCGACTGATGAGCCTTATGTACTAAGCCCTGTAGAAAGTCGCGTTATCCGACGTACTAAAACGTTGACGCTTGGTTTAGCCTCTCTGCTAGGCGTTCTGGGCGTTCTGTTCCTTTACGTACCTCAATACAATTGGCCTGCTCTGTTCCAGAATACACCAGTAACGCTGTTCGGAACAACCTATAACCTCCCAATTGTCACCACTCTATACGGTTTACTGCTGGTTTATATAGAAGTAAATCTCTTAGTTGGCCTGAATTTGCTGGGTGTAAAGGCAATTATGCAGGTGTGCCAGTTTCCACGCGCTCACGATGCACAGTATGACCGCCATCTGCAGGCTCTTGCCGACGCAGCTTTGGAGAAAACAAATCGAGGCATTCTTCGCTTCGGGATTGATCCGTACCTGAACATGCCGCGCTGGGGATTAACGATCTTTTTCCTGCTAAATATTACTAAAGCTGCACTAAGTAATCTGGCGCTAAAATTTTTTCTGAAGCGTTTTTTGGGCCGATTTGCTCTCCGCCAGGTGACCGATCTCGCAGGGATGCCAATTTATGCCGCCTGGAATGCGTATGCTTCCTGGCAAGTGTTACACGAAGCACAGATTCGTGTGATGGCTCCGCTCACAATTCGTGAGTTTGTCAATGAACTTCACGACGAATGGGGTGATAATGAGCAATTCAGGCCACTTATTCTAGAAGCCTTACAATATGTTGCCATTCTGAAACGGCAATATAATTACGCCCATTTTCTGCTGACAGAAACATTGGTAGACCGGTTCAATCTTCGAACAAACTCTACGCTCACAGGTCATTTTGCCGAGCAGGCCGCCAATGCCCCGGTTGAAGTGCGTAAAAGTCTGGAGCGGCTTATTGTTTTTGGGGTGTTAGTAGACGGCAACTTATCCTGGCTTGAGAAACGGCGGCTGCGCCAGCTTCGTACCAAGAATTTTCTGACCTACTCAACCGAAGACATACAGCGAATTGGTGAAGATTATAATCAGGGGCGCGGACTCTGGGTTTGA